A stretch of Henckelia pumila isolate YLH828 chromosome 4, ASM3356847v2, whole genome shotgun sequence DNA encodes these proteins:
- the LOC140862957 gene encoding mitochondrial Rho GTPase 1, which produces MTGGSSASGAAGNAAGVRIVVAGDAKTGKSSLIVTAAAENFPTSIPPVLPPTRLPEDLYPDRVPVTIFDTSSSPEHRGKLVEQLTKADAVVLTYACDRPETLDRLSSFWLPELRRLEVKVPVIVVGCMLDKRGDQQPVSLEQVMSPIMQQFREIETCIECSAVNHIQIPEVFYYAQKAVLHPTAPLFDQEQQVLKPRCVRALKRIFILCDNDRDGALSDSELNDFQVKCFNAPLQPSEIVGVKRVVREKLQEGVDDRGLTLTGFLFLHALFIEKGRLETTWTVLRKFGYNNEIKLRDDQLPPPIKRYPDQSVELTNEAVDFLKKIFFTYDVDCDGALRSAELDDLFSTAPENPWDKAPYEDAAERTALGWLSLDGFLAMWALMMLLDPIHCIETLIYIGYGGDPSSAMRVTRRRRLDRKKQQTERNVHLCYVFGPKEAGKSALLSSFIGKPFTEEYVSTTGDKYTINVVDLPSGLKKILVLREIPEEEVKNLLSAKDSLAACDVAVFVHDSSSEPSWEKATEMLVDVAGQGEATGYEVPCLIVAAKDDLDPYLTEIQDSTRVSQDMGVEAPIPLSTKLGDLSNIFQRIVRAAEHPHLSIPETVAGKSRKQYHRLINRSLMFVSVGAAVAVVGLAAYRVYAARRNSST; this is translated from the exons ATGACGGGAGGTTCTTCAGCTTCTGGTGCGGCAGGCAATGCTGCAGGGGTGAGAATAGTTGTTGCTGGAGACGCCAAGACTGGAAAATCGAGTTTGATAGTCACAGCTGCGGCTGAGAACTTTCCCACAAGTATCCCTCCAGTGCTACCACCAACCAGGCTGCCGGAGGACTTGTACCCGGACCGTGTCCCAGTCACCATTTTCGACACTTCATCAAG TCCTGAGCATAGAGGAAAGCTTGTTGAACAACTAACAAAAGCTGATGCTGTTGTTCTTACTTACGCGTGTGATAGACCTGAAACATTGGATCGATTGAGTTCATTTTGGCTTCCTGAACTTAGACGATTAGAG GTTAAAGTGCCGGTTATTGTTGTGGGTTGCATGCTAGATAAGAGAGGCGATCAACAGCCTGTTAGTCTGGAGCAGGTTATGTCACCGATTATGCAACAGTTCCGGGAGATTGAAACTTGTATCGAATGTTCAGCAGTAAACCATATCCAG ATTCCTGAGGTGTTCTACTATGCACAGAAGGCAGTACTGCACCCGACTGCCCCTTTGTTTGATCAGGAACAACAAGTTTTGAAGCCAAGATGTGTGCGGGCTTTGAAAAGGATTTTTATTCTTTGTGACAATGACAGGGATGGCGCCCTCAGTGATTCAGAGTTAAATGACTTCCAG GTGAAGTGTTTCAATGCTCCACTGCAGCCGTCTGAAATAGTTGGTGTTAAGAGAGTTGTACGAGAGAAGTTGCAGGAAGGTGTCGACGACCGTGGTCTTACATTGACTGGCTTCCTGTTTCTCCATGCACTTTTTATTGAGAAGGGGCGATTGGAGACAACCTGGACTGTCCTTAGAAAATTCGGATATAACAATGAGATTAAGCTTCGGGATGATCAGTTGCCACCTCCAATAAAGAGATATCCGGACCAG AGTGTGGAGCTGACTAATGAAGCTGTGgattttctcaaaaaaattttCTTCACATATGATGTTGATTGT GATGGAGCTCTTCGATCTGCTGAGCTTGATGATTTGTTTTCTACCGCACCAGAAAA TCCTTGGGACAAAGCTCCATATGAGGATGCTGCAGAGAGGACTGCTTTGGGATGGCTATCTCTGGATGGATTTTTGGCAATG TGGGCACTTATGATGCTTCTGGACCCAATTCATTGCATCGAGACACTTATATATATTGGATATGGTGGTGATCCTTCATCTGCAATGCGAGTAACTCGGAGAAGGCGATTAGATCGTAAAAAGCAGCAAACAGAAAGAAATGTTCATCTGTGTTATGTTTTTGGGCCAAAGGAAGCAGGGAAATCTGCTTTGCTGAGTTCATTTATTGGAAA GCCTTTCACTGAAGAGTATGTTTCCACCACCGGTGACAAATACACTATTAACGTGGTTGATCTACCATCG GGACTTAAAAAGATCCTTGTATTACGAGAGATTCCAGAGGAAGAAGTGAAAAATTTACTATCTGCAAAGGATTCTTTGGCAGCTTGTGATGTTGCAGTATTTGTACATGACAG TTCTAGTGAACCTTCGTGGGAGAAAGCCACTGAGATGCTTGTGGATGTTGCTGGTCAAGGGGAAGCCACTGGGTATGAGGTGCCGTGCCTAATTGTGGCTGCCAAGGATGACCTTGACCCCTATTTGACAGAGATTCAAGATTCTACAAGG GTAAGCCAAGATATGGGGGTAGAGGCACCTATACCCCTGAGCACAAAGCTCGGAGATTTGAGTAACATATTTCAGAGGATTGTGAGGGCAGCAGAACACCCTCATTTGAGCATTCCTGAGACGGTAGCAGGGAAAAGCCGTAAGCAGTATCATAGGCTGATTAACCGGTCCCTTATGTTTGTCTCAG TTGGAGCTGCTGTGGCTGTTGTTGGGTTGGCTGCTTATCGTGTTTATGCTGCAAGAAGGAATTCATCTACTTAG
- the LOC140860521 gene encoding putative UDP-glucuronate:xylan alpha-glucuronosyltransferase 4, which yields MVDVHFEKISKNVKWSDLFPQWIDESLPWDSLDCPEIPMPNFEAHKDLNLVVANVPCGGGKHSKTFEDVLRLQVNLVVANLLVRSVRKKNGQVFVVFIGSCGPLLEIFRCDDLLWHEENYWIYKPDLTRLQQKVLMPVGSCQLAPPHLKPTSRESKEAYVSVIHSSEDYVCGAITLAQSIIKSNTTRDLILLVDDFISKKSLKDLKSAGWKIKHIQRIHSPYAQKGTYNEWNYSKLRIWQLVEYDKLIFIDSDFIILRNTDGFFAYPQLSASGNSRHVFNSGFMLIEPSTCMFEALMKQRYRVVSYNGGDQGFLNDMFMWWHRLPTKLNFLKDFIAILDGNRDIPDDAYALHYLGLKPWICYKDYDCNWDVLENQRFGSDSAHRMWWQIYDEMSDELRSHCELSPQMEANVRMYREMARNGSYPDGHWKIKITDSRSHFSHDLTHTYFP from the exons ATGGTCGATGTGCATTTCGAGAAAATTTCCAAGAACGTAAAATGGAGCGACTTATTTCCTCAATGGATTGATGAAAGTTTGCCATGGGACTCACTTGATTGCCCCGAGATCCCGATGCCGAATTTCGAAGCACACAAGGACTTGAACTTGGTTGTGGCTAACGTTCCTTGTGGAGGTGGGAAACATAGCAAGACTTTCGAGGACGTTTTAAGGTTGCAAGTGAACTTAGTTGTGGCTAACTTGTTGGTCAGAAGTGTGAGGAAGAAAAATGGGCAAGTTTTTGTAGTGTTTATTGGATCTTGTGGCCCCTTGTTGGAGATATTTAGATGTGATGATCTATTGTGGCATGAAGAAAATTATTGGATTTATAAGCCTGATTTGACAAGGTTACAACAAAAGGTGCTCATGCCAGTTGGTTCATGTCAACTTGCCCCTCCACACCTAAAACCAA CGTCGCGCGAGTCGAAAGAAGCATATGTAAGTGTGATTCATTCGTCGGAAGACTATGTATGTGGTGCAATAACTTTAGCACAAAGCATCATCAAATCCAACACAACAAGAGACCTAATCCTCCTAGTTGATGATTTCATTTCCAAGAAATCTTTGAAGGACCTGAAATCAGCAGGATGGAAAATCAAGCACATCCAAAGAATACACAGCCCTTATGCACAGAAAGGGACATACAACGAATGGAACTACAGCAAACTCAGAATATGGCAACTTGTGGAATATGACAAGCTCATCTTCATTGATTCTGACTTCATCATCCTACGCAACACCGATGGATTCTTCGCGTACCCTCAACTATCCGCTTCAGGGAACAGCAGGCATGTCTTCAACTCCGGATTCATGTTGATCGAGCCATCCACTTGCATGTTCGAGGCCTTAATGAAGCAAAGGTATAGAGTAGTGTCTTACAATGGAGGGGATCAAGGATTTCTTAATGACATGTTCATGTGGTGGCATAGGTTGCCAACTAAGCTGAATTTTCTCAAGGACTTCATCGCGATCTTAGACGGGAACCGAGACATCCCTGATGATGCTTATGCTTTGCATTACTTAGGATTGAAGCCATGGATCTGCTACAAAGATTATGATTGTAACTGGGATGTACTGGAAAATCAACGGTTCGGAAGCGACTCGGCGCACCGTATGTGGTGGCAAATTTACGATGAGATGTCAGATGAACTTAGGAGCCATTGTGAGTTGAGTCCTCAAATGGAGGCCAATGTGAGAATGTACAGAGAAATGGCTAGGAATGGAAGTTATCCTGATGGTCATTGGAAGATCAAAATCACAGACTCTAGGAGCCATTTTTCTCATGATTTAACTCATACATATTTTCCATAG